Within Chloroflexota bacterium, the genomic segment TCCTATCCGAATCGGCCCAAAGCGCCGATCCACGCGATGCCCGTCATCATGGCCCATCCGAGGCCGAAACAGACGGGGATCGTGAGCAGCCAGGCGGACACGATCTCACCCGCAACGCCCCATCGCACGTGCTTGGCTCCCCGGA encodes:
- a CDS encoding inorganic phosphate transporter — protein: HGFAAETAAGTVIEVASRIGMPISTTHAISGAILGVGTIRGAKHVRWGVAGEIVSAWLLTIPVCFGLGWAMMTGIAWIGALGRFG